Genomic DNA from Nitratidesulfovibrio vulgaris str. Hildenborough:
CGCCGACACCCGCCCCCTCGAACCCAACACTTCCCCGGACAGCAGGGCCAAGAACCGCCGGGTGGAATTCTACTTCCACCGCCCCGAGGTCATGTCCTACAGCGTTGTGTATTGAGCCTGCCGCCCCGCCGCCACCCCCACAGCACGGTCATGACGTCGTCATGGTGCGGAACGCATCGCGCGTCAGGACCGTGAGCACCACATCGACCACACGTCCGGCCTCGCCCCCGCCCGGAGTGCCGGGGGCGAGGCGCGTGCCAGCCGGCACGACACCAAGACGAGAGAAACCGAGGTCTGCCGCAAGACGCAGGGCATGGCGATACGGGGCAGGTGTGACGCCCAGCAACGTATCGAGCGGGGCATCCGCACACTGCGGCGCGAGAAGGAACGTCAGCGCCATGGCCCCGGCGGCGCGTGCGGCGGACATCCCGTTCCGGAAGAAACAGAAGTGGACCTGCGCCGCCCTGCCGCTGAACCCGTTGCACCAGAAGAAGCCCTGCGGCACTGCGTGTGCGTCGACACGATAGAGCCATGCCCTTTCAGGCGCCAGCAGACGCGCAAAGGCGCCAAAGTCGGTGACGCCCCCATCGTGGAAGACGACCCGCACGAGGTCGTCCTCCACCAGACGCGTCCACAGCCCTTGCAACCCGTCGATGCCGAAGTCGTCGGTGCCTGCCGTACCGGTCCCGCCGTCATCCTGCCTTCCGGGCAGCCGCACGATGCGCCCGTCCTCTCCGGGGGGCCGTCCGCCACGATCTTTGCGGCCAGCTGGCTGTTCGCCGCCCCCGTCGCCTGCGGTGCCTGCGGCGTCCGGCATATAGCGCACAAGCCGAAGTCCCGTACCGACCGCGGCCCTTTCACCCCCGCGTTCCGCCCCTGCAACGCCGCAACTGCCGTTCTCAACCATAGAGCGGATACTCCATATTGCCGATGGCAGCAGGTTCTGCCGCATCCCACACAGGAAAGGCACACCCTAGGGCGGGGTCGGTGATGCGCGCGAGGCAATCGAGCATGTCGTCATGCCGCGCCACCGGAAACGCCATGAACTCGTCGTCGACGAACTCCCTGACAAGGTCGCGCACCCGCCCTTCTGCATCGACGAAGGGACAGACGTCCGGAAGGTAGAGACGCCCCTGTTCGAACAGGGGGACGAGTCGCCGTATCCTGTCGTTCTTGGGCATGGCACCCCCAAGCGGCACGATGTCGAAGCGATGGTTGCAGCGGGCCTGTTCCGTGCGGATATGCTCGATATCGGCCTGCATGCCGTAGCGTTCATAGCCCACCTTCAGCGGCCTGTACTGCCGGTGGAGACGTAACAGGGCGGCGGCCCTGCCCGTGAGGTTGAGCCTGTCCCGCAGTCCGTCGACAAGGTAGTGGTTGCCGTCGGCCCCGAGTCCCACCACGAGCATCACCGTATAGTCGCTATCCCTCTTGCGCTCTCCTGCCGGGTCGACCAGCAGATACAGGTTCATGTTCGAGGTGCCTGACACTTCTCCCGGCAGCGATGAGGCCCCGGAGGAGGACAGGGACGGGGGGCGGCGCCAGTAGCGAAGCCACGACGACCGGAACCCCTGTGTGGCATCTGCCACCGGGTTCAATAGCATCTGGCAGCCGAAGACATAGGGCCCCATGGCACGCCTTTTTTCGGCGAGGGCGTCGGGCGAGAGCAGAAGCGGCCTGCCCTCCGCCGTACCGTCTTCCGTGGCGGGATGCACGCGTGGTACGGCCGCCTCGCGCTCCAGAATGGCGCGATAGGTGTCGTTGAAATGGTAGCGGGTGCCGATGATACGGCGTCTGCCGCCCCGCGCTCCGAGGTTGAGCGAAAGGGCCCAGCATTCCGTCACCTTGGCGATCATCTCGGGCGAAGAGACCGACTCGCGGGTGACAACGTCATCATAGACCAGCAGGCTGAAGTGCTTCCCGGTGGGCTGACCGTCCACCAGTCCCCACGCCTCCACGGTGGCCTCCTTGGGGTTGGCGCGCCGCCGCACCACGATGCCCTTGTCCAGAGACCAGACCGGAGCCTGCGTCCGGGGCGAGTCCCACAGCACATCGGGATAGCAGCGACGCAGCCATACGTTGCGCTCGAACTCGAGCTTGATCTGATTGAGGAAGTCCTTCGCCACAGGGCGGCTGTGGGAGAAGATGCCCACCGTCACTTCCGGGTCCAGAAGGATGTCACGGATGGTCTGACCGAACGTGATGATGGTGGACTTGTAGTGCTCGCGGGCCCACAGGTCCAGACGACCGTCCGGGGCCGCCTGCACTTCGGCACAACGCTCGAAGGCCCAGTCGTTATCCATGTCGTCACGCCCGAGAAGGCGTGTCAGCAAGAAGAACAGGTCGCGCCGCCCAAGTTCGGCCATGACGCCGGCAAGCCCCTGTTCACCCTGCGCCCTTCCCTCGGCCATGAGGTCGTCGTACATCTCCCGTGCACGACGACGCGCCTTTTCCGGCATGTCATCTCCTTCAACGCCGTAACAGCGGCGACCATGCGCGGTGGCACTGCGAGGCCTTCGCCCCGCATGAACCGACCGTGCGTCCGACGTGGTGCTACCCCGGGTGATCATGAACAGAAGGTGAAAGGATGACCGGAAGTGTATGGGAGAGGTATCCCGCCACGATGGAACGGGGGTGGACAGCAACAGGGCAAGGGCCCCGCGCCGGGACACATGACCGACATCACCGGGCACGCAGGCCCCGAAGACGAATCGCACGAGGACCTGCCGCCAATGGGCCTGACGAGGATGAGCCTATCTGACGCCGGGGCATGCGACCTGAAACGCGAGGGCCCCGGACGCACCCCGCCGGAGATGGATGGCGGCCCCTTCCCATCTACCGGCGAGACCTCACGTATTTCCCCCGCGCACGTCTTGTAAGACGCCCCGACCTTTGCTATCTGTCTTGAAACTTTCTAGAGCCGCTCTCGCAGCAAGGCACCGGGTGCCTCGCGTAACGCGGTGAATCCCCCCCGCCATGGAGGAGTACATGTTCATGATCCAGAACTGGCGTATGTTGCGCCACATCGCTATGGTCATGGTGGCCGTCATGGGCCTGCTCAGCTTCGTACCCCGCGTGGAGGCCGCGTTCGTGCCCAACGCCGGGATGATGGCCGAACAGCGCACCGCCGACGTCGACACCATCCAGAAGGCACTCGAGAACAAGATGGTGGCCGAACGCCTGCAGGCCCTCGGCTACAGTGCCGATGAAGTCAACCAGCGCCTTGCCATGCTCTCCGACGACGAAGTCCACAGCGTCGCCAAGCAGATAGACGCCCTCAATCCCGGCGGCGACGGCGTGGGTATCGTCATCGCCATCCTCGTCGTGGTTCTTCTGGTCGTGCTCATCCTGCACTTCTCCGACCGCCGCGTGGTCATCCAGTAAGAGTCTCCTCCCCTCTGCGGGCCCCGGCCCGCAGAGGGTGCTTTGCATGACGACACACACTCTCCACGGCCTCCGGGCCCTCATATCCGGCCTTCTCTGCTGCCTTCTGGCCACGGGTTGCATGCCCGGGCCAAGACTGCCCGCGCCCGACTTGCATCGCCCTGCGACGTCACACCTCATCGAGGGGCTCCCCTTCCATCCGCAAGAGACCTACCAGTGCGGTCCGGCGTCGCTGGCTGGCGTCATGAACCACCTCGGCTACGAGGTCGCACCCGACACCATCGCCGACGCCATCTTCCGCAAGGACCTGCACGGCACACTCTCTCTCGACCTTGCCCTCTATCCGCGCACGGTGGGCCTCAAGAGTCGCTTCTACGAGGGAAGCGTTGCAGACCTCATGGCTGCCGTCGATGCCGACATCCCCCTTGTGGTCATGGTCGACAACGGCGTAGGGCCGGTGAGCAGCTATCATTTCATGGTCGTGGCGGGCTATGCCCCCGACGCCGTCATCGTCAATTCCGGGCGCACCCGGGGGCAGCGTCTGCCATGGAGCGATTTCATCCCCACATGGGACAGGGCGGGCCGCTGGACGCTACGGGTCGAACGCCCCTGACAGCGCGACCATACCCGACAGGCCTTTGCGCCTGTTGCAAGACATCCCGCAGCAACGATACACTTCCGTGGACAGTGCACAGCGCCTGGCACTGGCAGTGCCATCACCCGCGCCAGTGCCCATGTCATCTTCAGCATACCCCGATGCCGCGCGACTGGTCCGCTGACGGGGCGCACGTCCGCCGCATCCCCAGCCTCACAGCAAGGAGCACCATGCACAACGCCGCTTCACTCCGCCGTCTGCCACGTCCGATGCCCCTCCTCCTGCTGGTCGCCATGCTGACCGTCATGCTCGGCGGCTGCGCCCTGCCCCGCGTGGGGGTGTACAAAGACCCCCTCACCGCCGAAGAACACCTCAAACTCGGCCTCGCCTATGAGCAGAAGGGAGAGACCGACCTTGCCCGCCGGGAATACACCGAAGCGGCACGAGACGTTCCGCAGGGGCATCTGTATCTCGC
This window encodes:
- a CDS encoding peptidase C39 family protein; the protein is MTTHTLHGLRALISGLLCCLLATGCMPGPRLPAPDLHRPATSHLIEGLPFHPQETYQCGPASLAGVMNHLGYEVAPDTIADAIFRKDLHGTLSLDLALYPRTVGLKSRFYEGSVADLMAAVDADIPLVVMVDNGVGPVSSYHFMVVAGYAPDAVIVNSGRTRGQRLPWSDFIPTWDRAGRWTLRVERP
- a CDS encoding PA2779 family protein, coding for MIQNWRMLRHIAMVMVAVMGLLSFVPRVEAAFVPNAGMMAEQRTADVDTIQKALENKMVAERLQALGYSADEVNQRLAMLSDDEVHSVAKQIDALNPGGDGVGIVIAILVVVLLVVLILHFSDRRVVIQ
- a CDS encoding tetratricopeptide repeat protein → MHNAASLRRLPRPMPLLLLVAMLTVMLGGCALPRVGVYKDPLTAEEHLKLGLAYEQKGETDLARREYTEAARDVPQGHLYLANLLFSRGETREAEAHYRKALAGLPDDPTVCNNLAWLLLQENRSLDEAERLAQRAVEHATPEQRSSFEDTLKRIRAAR